The sequence below is a genomic window from Rhizobium sp. NXC14.
TCGTAATAATAGGCATCGCTGTCGCCGGCGCCGGCCGATTGTTCGCATCGGCTGTGGGTGGCGGTGATCGCTTCCCGGGAGGCCTTGTCCAGCCGGCGCGCGGCGAGCGATCCCGCCAGGCCTTCGAGTTCCGCCATCACCTCGAACATCTCATAGATCCGGTGCGGCCCGGGATCTATCACGATCGCACCGCGGCGCGGGCGCATTTCGATCAGCCCGATGGCGTCAAGCTGCATCAACGCCTCGCGCACCGGCGTTCGCGAAACGCCGAACCGATTGGCAAGCACCGTTTCATCAAGCCGTTCACCGGGGGCGAACTCGTAGGAAAGTATCGCGTTTTCAATCTCATCCCGAAGCCACCGGCCGG
It includes:
- a CDS encoding GntR family transcriptional regulator produces the protein MSENAGRWLRDEIENAILSYEFAPGERLDETVLANRFGVSRTPVREALMQLDAIGLIEMRPRRGAIVIDPGPHRIYEMFEVMAELEGLAGSLAARRLDKASREAITATHSRCEQSAGAGDSDAYYYDNEEFHKAIYAASRSDFLEEQCQQLHRRLRPYRRLQLRVRNRLSTSFSEHCAIVDAIFAGDGDAARRLLRTHVGIQGERFSDLVASMASR